A region from the Microcebus murinus isolate Inina chromosome 3, M.murinus_Inina_mat1.0, whole genome shotgun sequence genome encodes:
- the ADRA2B gene encoding alpha-2B adrenergic receptor isoform X2 — MDHQEPYSVQATAAIAAAITFLILFTIFGNALVILAVLTSRSLRAPQNLFLVSLAAADILVATLIIPFSLANELLGYWYFRRTWCEVYLALDVLFCTSSIVHLCAISLDRYWAVSRALEYNSKRTPRRIKCIILTVWLIAAAISLPPLIYKGDQGPQPRGRPQCKLNQEAWYILSSSIGSFFAPCLIMILVYLRIYLIAKRSHRRGPRAKGGPGKGESKQPRPVPGGALASATLPTRASTLASAGEAKGHSKTTGEKEEGETPEDAGSQPLPRSWAALSNSGQGQKEGVCGASPEEEADEEEEEEEECEPKAVPVSPASVCSPPLQQPQGSRVLATLRGQVLLGRAVGAVGGQWWRRRAQLTREKRFTFVLAVVIGVFVLCWFPFFFSYSLGAICPKHCKVPHGLFQFFFWIGYCNSSLNPVIYTIFNQDFRRAFRRILCRHWTQTA, encoded by the exons ATGGACCACCAGGAGCCCTACTCGGTGCAGGCCACAGCGGCCATCGCAGCAGCCATCACCTTCCTCATCCTCTTCACCATCTTCGGCAATGCGCTGGTCATCCTGGCTGTGTTGACCAGCCGCTCGCTGCGCGCCCCGCAAAACCTGTTCCTGGTGTCGCTGGCTGCCGCCGACATCCTGGTGGCCACGCTCATCATCCCTTTCTCGCTGGCCAACGAGCTGCTGGGCTACTGGTACTTCCGGCGCACATGGTGCGAGGTGTACCTGGCGCTCGACGTGCTCTTTTGTACCTCGTCCATCGTGCACCTGTGCGCCATCAGCCTGGACCGCTACTGGGCCGTGAGCCGCGCACTGGAGTACAACTCCAAGCGCACCCCGCGCCGCATCAAGTGCATCATCCTCACCGTGTGGCTCATCGCAGCTGCCATCTCGTTGCCGCCCCTCATCTACAAGGGCGATCAGGGCCCCCAGCCCCGCGGGCGCCCCCAGTGCAAACTCAACCAAGAGGCATGGTACATCCTGTCCTCCAGCATCGGATCTTTCTTTGCTCCCTGCCTCATCATGATCCTTGTCTACCTGCGCATCTACCTGATCGCCAAACGCAGCCACCGCAGAGGTCCTAGGGCCAAGGGGGGACCTGGGAAGGGTGAGTCCAAGCAGCCCCGACCGGTCCCTGGCGGGGCTTTGGCCTCAGCCACGCTGCCAACCCGGGCCTCTACTCTGGCTTCTGCGGGAGAGGCCAAGGGACACTCCAAGACcactggggagaaggaggagggggagaccCCTGAAGATGCCGGGAGCCAGCCCTTGCCGCGTAGCTGGGCTGCCCTTTCCAACTCAGGccagggccagaaggagggtGTTTGTGGGGCATCTCCAGAGGAGGAAgctgatgaagaggaggaggaggaggaagagtgtgAGCCTAAGGCAGTGCCAGTGTCTCCTGCCTCAGTTTGTAGCCCGCCACTGCAGCAGCCACAGGGCTCCCGGGTGCTGGCCACACTACGTGGACAGGTGCTCCTGGGCAGGGCCGTGGGTGCTGTGGGTGGGCAGTGGTGGCGTCGACGGGCACAGCTGACCCGGGAGAAACGGTTCACCTTCGTGCTGGCCGTGGTCATCGGTGTCTTTGTCCTCTGCTGGTTCCCCTTCTTCTTCAGCTACAGTCTGGGTGCCATCTGCCCAAAGCACTGCAAGGTGCCCCACGGCCTCTTCCAGTTCTTCTTCTGGATTGGCTACTGCAACAGCTCGCTGAACCCTGTCATCTATACCATCTTCAACCAGGACTTTCGCCGTGCCTTCCGAAGGATCCTTTGTCGCCACTGGACCCAGACAGCCTG A
- the ADRA2B gene encoding alpha-2B adrenergic receptor isoform X1 yields MDHQEPYSVQATAAIAAAITFLILFTIFGNALVILAVLTSRSLRAPQNLFLVSLAAADILVATLIIPFSLANELLGYWYFRRTWCEVYLALDVLFCTSSIVHLCAISLDRYWAVSRALEYNSKRTPRRIKCIILTVWLIAAAISLPPLIYKGDQGPQPRGRPQCKLNQEAWYILSSSIGSFFAPCLIMILVYLRIYLIAKRSHRRGPRAKGGPGKGESKQPRPVPGGALASATLPTRASTLASAGEAKGHSKTTGEKEEGETPEDAGSQPLPRSWAALSNSGQGQKEGVCGASPEEEADEEEEEEEECEPKAVPVSPASVCSPPLQQPQGSRVLATLRGQVLLGRAVGAVGGQWWRRRAQLTREKRFTFVLAVVIGVFVLCWFPFFFSYSLGAICPKHCKVPHGLFQFFFWIGYCNSSLNPVIYTIFNQDFRRAFRRILCRHWTQTAW; encoded by the coding sequence ATGGACCACCAGGAGCCCTACTCGGTGCAGGCCACAGCGGCCATCGCAGCAGCCATCACCTTCCTCATCCTCTTCACCATCTTCGGCAATGCGCTGGTCATCCTGGCTGTGTTGACCAGCCGCTCGCTGCGCGCCCCGCAAAACCTGTTCCTGGTGTCGCTGGCTGCCGCCGACATCCTGGTGGCCACGCTCATCATCCCTTTCTCGCTGGCCAACGAGCTGCTGGGCTACTGGTACTTCCGGCGCACATGGTGCGAGGTGTACCTGGCGCTCGACGTGCTCTTTTGTACCTCGTCCATCGTGCACCTGTGCGCCATCAGCCTGGACCGCTACTGGGCCGTGAGCCGCGCACTGGAGTACAACTCCAAGCGCACCCCGCGCCGCATCAAGTGCATCATCCTCACCGTGTGGCTCATCGCAGCTGCCATCTCGTTGCCGCCCCTCATCTACAAGGGCGATCAGGGCCCCCAGCCCCGCGGGCGCCCCCAGTGCAAACTCAACCAAGAGGCATGGTACATCCTGTCCTCCAGCATCGGATCTTTCTTTGCTCCCTGCCTCATCATGATCCTTGTCTACCTGCGCATCTACCTGATCGCCAAACGCAGCCACCGCAGAGGTCCTAGGGCCAAGGGGGGACCTGGGAAGGGTGAGTCCAAGCAGCCCCGACCGGTCCCTGGCGGGGCTTTGGCCTCAGCCACGCTGCCAACCCGGGCCTCTACTCTGGCTTCTGCGGGAGAGGCCAAGGGACACTCCAAGACcactggggagaaggaggagggggagaccCCTGAAGATGCCGGGAGCCAGCCCTTGCCGCGTAGCTGGGCTGCCCTTTCCAACTCAGGccagggccagaaggagggtGTTTGTGGGGCATCTCCAGAGGAGGAAgctgatgaagaggaggaggaggaggaagagtgtgAGCCTAAGGCAGTGCCAGTGTCTCCTGCCTCAGTTTGTAGCCCGCCACTGCAGCAGCCACAGGGCTCCCGGGTGCTGGCCACACTACGTGGACAGGTGCTCCTGGGCAGGGCCGTGGGTGCTGTGGGTGGGCAGTGGTGGCGTCGACGGGCACAGCTGACCCGGGAGAAACGGTTCACCTTCGTGCTGGCCGTGGTCATCGGTGTCTTTGTCCTCTGCTGGTTCCCCTTCTTCTTCAGCTACAGTCTGGGTGCCATCTGCCCAAAGCACTGCAAGGTGCCCCACGGCCTCTTCCAGTTCTTCTTCTGGATTGGCTACTGCAACAGCTCGCTGAACCCTGTCATCTATACCATCTTCAACCAGGACTTTCGCCGTGCCTTCCGAAGGATCCTTTGTCGCCACTGGACCCAGACAGCCTGGTGA
- the ASTL gene encoding astacin-like metalloendopeptidase yields the protein MGGLWLQVLGLLSLPCGILGAPLASSCPGTCGTSLPEGLISDETQASWDKDIPAINQGLIPEETPESSFLVEGDIIRPSPFRLLSATSNKWPKSSGGIIEIPFLLSSKYDEPSRNVILEAFAEFERFTCVRFVAHQGQRDFISIIPMYGCFSGVGRSGGMQMVSLAPACLRRGRGIVLHELMHVLGFWHEHARADRDRYIRVNWNEILPGFEINFIKARSSNMLTPYDYSSVMHYGRLAFSRRGLPTIVPLWDPSAHIGQRWNLSASDITRVLRLYGCSPSSPGLRGTGSQAHSNRRSPAPAPRPPLQQLLEALSVESGSGQRVPAGPGQSPRGWESPARKTFIVEASARLPQSPASTPRPRPGAGTPGLALEQLWLDQVPTEPPASSSETGDQPVPIQAALGSPALPGDCAQGSHFRGVPRD from the exons ATGGGAGGCCTCTGGCTTCAGGTGCTGGGTCTGCTGTCCTTGCCAT GTGGGATCCTCGGAGCGCCCTTGGCCTCCAGCTGCCCAGGAACCTGTGGTACCAGCTTGCCAGAAGGCCTCATCTCTGACGAGACCCAGGCGTCTTGGGACAAGGACATCCCTGCGATTAACCAAG GGCTCATCCCAGAGGAAACCCCAGAGAGCAGCTTCCTCGTCGAGGGGGACATCATCCGGCCG AGTCCTTTCAGACTGTTGTCAGCAACCAGCAACAAGTGGCCCAAGAGTAGTGGCGGCATCATAGAGATCCCCTTCCTGCTCTCTAGCAAGTATG ATGAGCCCAGCCGCAACGTCATCCTGGAGGCGTTTGCTGAGTTTGAACGTTTCACATGCGTCAGGTTTGTCGCCCACCAGGGCCAGAGAGACTTCATTTCCATCATCCCCATGTATGG GTGCTTCTCTGGCGTGGGGCGCAGTGGAGGGATGCAGATGGTATCCCTGGCACCCGCCTGTCTCCGGAGGGGCCGGGGTATCGTCCTGCATGAGCTCATGCACGTGCTGGGCTTCTGGCACGAGCACGCACGGGCCGACCGGGACCGCTACATCCGTGTCAACTGGAACGAGATCCTCCCAG GCTTTGAAATCAACTTCATCAAGGCCCGGAGCAGCAACATGCTGACACCGTATGACTACTCCTCCGTGATGCACTACGGGAG GCTCGCCTTCAGCCGGCGCGGGCTGCCCACCATCGTGCCGCTCTGGGACCCCAGCGCCCACATAGGCCAGCGATGGAACCTGAGTGCCTCGGACATCACTCGGGTCCTCAGGCTCTACGGCTGCAGCCCGAGCAGCCCCGGCCTCCGTGGGACAG GGTCCCAAGCCCACAGCAACCGTAGgagccctgctcctgcccccagACCACCCCTGCAGCAGCTTCTGGAGGCGCTGTCGGTGGAATCCGGGAGTGGCCAGCGTGTTCCTGCAGGGCCTGGACAGAGCCCACGTGGGTGGGAGTCCCCTGCCCGGAAGACGTTTATTGTGGAGGCCTCAGCAAGGCTACCTCAGTCCCCAGCTTCCACCCCAAGGCCAAGGCCTGGAGCAGGCACTCCTGGTCTTGCTCTGGAGCAGTTGTGGTTGGATCAAGTGCCCACGGAACCCCCAGCCTCATCTTCAGAAACGGGAGACCAACCAGTGCCTATCCAGGCTGCTCTGgggagcccagctctgccaggaGACTGTGCACAGGGAAGTCACTTCAGGGGGGTGCCTAGAGATTAA